One window of the Indicator indicator isolate 239-I01 chromosome 13, UM_Iind_1.1, whole genome shotgun sequence genome contains the following:
- the GP5 gene encoding platelet glycoprotein V: MLLLYLSVMIKLFFQLDASICPEKCDCPSKNAIHCSGPQIKDLESLQLPCNVTEVHITGTNVTHLQDAFSGMGELQRLILPSNNISLISPLAFKGLRSLKALKLLDNKLVELPLGVFDDMVQLQQLIMENNKLKSIAESLFDKLAGLEELFLNKNQLTALPSGVLKKFAKLKLLNLSRNYLAALPRGLFSALTRLEKLMLYFNRLPSIEPGMFDNLKELQQLFLHCNNIQSIALDAFHCLHKLRILTLSRNKLEVLPPGLFLHLHELSKLTLYKNPLKSLPGVLFGEMKHLGSLWLYHTKLSTVPDFVFSNLTNLELLVLSFNPEFSILPKHAFSGLSALRGLSLHTNNISSLPEGIFLSLQKLQNVSLFDKRLGVVPRNLFRNLKHLQKVYLNGSQLQSLPGDFFTGLPELQEVFLDDNPWKCDCQILGLREWIQQSVEIVKNVPSLTCHSPLALQNISLVALTADHLKCQPTTAITYQAFSSTYSQTSTSLGTEHLPSWKTAVTTMAEVDASTPTAVPLVTPGVTYSRVEAVGQPGFHFSGVPTQASPSAIVQTDRVSGTDLTTPPWWGELPAQRGAKPYFNARVAYCQQLLCLHSLTLALQALTIVLSLYVMGKTRQLLHSRNPAQPVVLIKFLRR; encoded by the coding sequence ATGTTGCTGCTTTATTTGTCAGTGATGATCAAGCTTTTCTTCCAGTTGGATGCATCTATTTGTCCTGAAAAGTGTGACTGTCCTTCAAAAAATGCAATTCACTGCTCTGGCCCCCAGATAAAAGACCTGGAATCgctgcagctgccttgcaatGTGACAGAGGTTCACATCACAGGCACTAACGTAACACACTTGCAGGATGCTTTCTCTGGGATGGGGGAACTGCAGCGTCTCATCTTGCCTTCCAACAACATCTCTCTGATTTCGCCACTGGCTTTCAAAGGCTTGAGAAGCCTGAAAGCCCTCAAACTGCTAGATAATAAGCTAGTTGAACTGCCCCTGGGAGTGTTTGACGACATGGTGCAGCTTCAGCAACTGATCATGGAAAATAACAAATTGAAATCCATTGCAGAAAGCCTGTTTGACAAGCTGGCTGGTTTGGAAGAGCTTTTCTTGAACAAAAACCAACTAACAGCACTTCCTAGTGGTGTGCTGAAGAAGTTTGCCAAACTCAAATTGCTCAACTTGTCAAGAAACTATTTGGCAGCACTACCTAGAGGTCTGTTCAGTGCCTTAACCAGGCTTGAGAAGCTGATGCTGTATTTTAACAGGCTGCCTTCCATAGAGCCTGGTATGTTTGATAacctgaaggagctgcagcagctcttcctgcatTGCAATAACATCCAGTCCATTGCCCTTGATGCATTTCATTGTCTTCATAAACTGAGAATCCTAACACTCTCCAGAAACAAGCTTGAGGTTTTGCCTCCTGGGCTCTTTCTGCACTTGCACGAGCTGTCTAAACTGACCTTGTACAAGAACCCACTGAAGTCTCTTCCAGGAGTGTTGTTTGGAGAAATGAAGCACCTGGGTAGCTTGTGGCTGTATCACACAAAGCTCTCAACGGTACCGGATTTTGTGTTCAGTAACTTGACAAacttggagctgctggtgctgagctttAATCCTGAATTTAGCATTCTTCCTAAGCATGCATTCAGTGGCCTGAGTGCGCTGCGAGGCCTTTCTCTGCACACAAACAATATTTCCAGTTTGCCAGAGGGCATCTTCCTGAGccttcagaaactgcagaaCGTTTCCCTCTTTGATAAGAGGCTTGGGGTAGTTCCTCGAAATCTCTTTCGTAATCTCAAGCACCTTCAGAAAGTTTACCTGAATGGCAGTCAACTGCAGTCTCTTCCTGGAGACTTCTTCACTGGTTTGCCTGAGCTGCAAGAAGTCTTCCTTGATGACAACCCCTGGAAATGCGATTGCCAAATTCTTGGCTTGCGAGAGTGGATCCAGCAAAGCGTGGAGATAGTTAAAAACGTGCCCTCTCTAACGTGTCACAGCCCACTGGCACTGCAGAATATTTCCCTGGTGGCTCTAACAGCTGATCACCTGAAGTGCCAGCCAACCACAGCCATCACATACCAGGCCTTCAGCTCAACTTACTCACAGACTTCAACTTCTCTTGGGACAGAGCACTTACCCTCTTGGAAGACTGCTGTGACAACCATGGCAGAGGTGGATGCCAGCACACCCACAGCAGTTCCTCTTGTGACTCCAGGTGTTACCTACTCACGTGTTGAAGCTGTTGGACAGCCTGGGTTTCATTTCTCAGGTGTTCCAACTCAAGCTTCTCCCAGTGCCATAGTACAAACTGACAGAGTCAGTGGAACAGATTTAACAACTCCTCCCTGGTGGGGTGAGTTGCCAGCCCAGAGGGGAGCTAAACCTTATTTTAATGCCAGAGTTGCTTATTGTCAGCAGCTCTTGTGCCTTCACAGTCTGACTTTAGCACTGCAGGCTCTAACCATTGTGCTGAGTCTGTATGTGATGGGTAAAACCAGGCAACTCTTGCACTCCAGAAATCCTGCTCAGCCTGTAGTTCTAATCAAATTTTTAAGAAGATGA